A window of Variovorax paradoxus EPS genomic DNA:
GCGCTGCTGTGCGTGGGCACCAAGGCCGAAGCTGCAGAGGGCCACGGCGGCTGCAACCGCAGCCATCGAACGTCGGGTGAACAAGGTGGAAGTCATCGTTGTGGCCGCTTTCATCATCGTCAACAGGAAAGAAAAATTCAGGTGCCCGACGGCAGCCAGCGCTGCACCAGCTTCACGAAGTAGCTGGCACCGATCGGAATGATCTCGTCGTTGAAATCGAACGAGGTGTTGTGAATGATGCAAGGGCCGGGCCCGTGGCCATCGAGCCGGTGGTCGCCGTCGCCATTGCCGAGAAACGCATAGCAGCCGGGCCGCGCGAGCAGCATGTGCGCGAAGTCTTCCGCGCCCATCACGGCGGGGAAGTTGTCGGTGACCATGTCGTCGCCCACCACCTCGCGCATCACGCCCGCGGCAAAACGCGCTTCGGCCGGATGGTTCACCGTCGGCGGCGAGGAGCGATTGAAATACACCTCGGCCGTGCAGCCATGCGCCGCCGCCACGCCGGCCGCCACTTCGCGCAGCCGCGCCTCGATCTTGTCGATGGCCTCGATGGAGAAGGTGCGGATCGTGCCGCCGACCGTCGCCACATCGGGAATCACATTCGGCGCATCCGAGCCCTGCAGTTGCGTGACCGCGAGCAGTGCGCGCTCGGTGCTGGGAATGGTGCGCGCCACGATGGTCTGCAGTTGCTGCGCGAGCGTGACCACCGCGGCCACCGGGTCGATGCCCGTGTGCGGCATCGAGGCGTGCGTGCCGCGCCCGCGCACGGTGATCTTGTAGGTGTTGCTCGACGCCATCAACGCGCCTTCGTTGAGCGCGAAGCGGCCCACGTCGCCGACCGGAAAGTTGTGCAGCCCGAAGACCGCATCGCACGGAAAGCGCTCGAAGAGCCCCTCGTCGATCATCTTCTTGGCGCCGGCCTTGCCCATCTCCTCGGCGGGCTGGAAGATGAAATGCACGGTGCCGTCGAAATCATCCGGCCCTTGCTGCGACAGATGCCAGGCGGCAGCCAGCAGCATCGTCGTGTGGCCGTCGTGGCCGCAGGCGTGCATGCGGCCGGGGTTGGTCGATTTGTGGGCGAAGTCGTTGGCTTCGTGCAGCGGCAGCGCGTCCATGTCGGCGCGCAGGCCGATGGTGCGCGAGCCCGTGCCCTTGCGCAGCACGCCGACGAGGCCCGTGCCCGCGATGCCGCGGTGCACCTCGATGCCCCATTCCGTGAGCAGGTTCGCGACCTTCTCGGAAGTGCGGTGTTCCTCGAAACCCAGTTCGGGATGCGCGTGGATGTCGCGTCGGATGTCTACGAAGCGGGCGGCGTTGCTGGCGAAAGCGTCGACGATGTTCATGGCGGGTGGAGCTGCGGGAGTCGTTCGAAGCGAACGATTCTGGCGCAGCCGCCCACCGGGCGCACGCTGGTTTGCTCTGGGTCTGCGGTGCCCGG
This region includes:
- a CDS encoding M20 aminoacylase family protein codes for the protein MNIVDAFASNAARFVDIRRDIHAHPELGFEEHRTSEKVANLLTEWGIEVHRGIAGTGLVGVLRKGTGSRTIGLRADMDALPLHEANDFAHKSTNPGRMHACGHDGHTTMLLAAAWHLSQQGPDDFDGTVHFIFQPAEEMGKAGAKKMIDEGLFERFPCDAVFGLHNFPVGDVGRFALNEGALMASSNTYKITVRGRGTHASMPHTGIDPVAAVVTLAQQLQTIVARTIPSTERALLAVTQLQGSDAPNVIPDVATVGGTIRTFSIEAIDKIEARLREVAAGVAAAHGCTAEVYFNRSSPPTVNHPAEARFAAGVMREVVGDDMVTDNFPAVMGAEDFAHMLLARPGCYAFLGNGDGDHRLDGHGPGPCIIHNTSFDFNDEIIPIGASYFVKLVQRWLPSGT